A stretch of DNA from Sphingomonas sp. SORGH_AS_0879:
TATCTGATCCCCGCTGGCTGGCCGGTGCCCTGACGCTGGCCGGCTGTTCGGGTGGGCAGGGGGCGGAGCAGTCCGACACCCCTGCCGCTGCCGAAAAACCCGGCCTGCCGATCGATTGCGCGCTGGCGGGGGCTCAGGCCTTTCGCCGCGACTGCACGGTCGAGCAGTCCGCGGCGGGGGCGGGCGTGATCCTGACGCTGCGCCATGCCGATGGCGGCTTCCGGCGGCTGCGGGTGACGCAGGACGGGCACGGCGTCGCCAGTGCCGACGGCGCACTGCCCGCCCAGGTCGCCCTTGCGGGCGGCGATCAGATCGAGGTTCGGGTCGGCGACGACCGATACCGCCTGCCCGCGACGGTCGGCACACGATGATCCCGATCGATGGCGCGCCTGTCCTGACCGCTGCACAGATGCGCGCGGCGGAAGGCCAGGCCATGGCCGGGGGCGTATCCGAGGCGGAACTGATGCAGCGCGCCGCGGAAGGAATCGCCCGCGCGGTCGCGCTGCTGGCGGCGGGGCGTGAGACGCTGATCTTGTGCGGTCTCGGAAATAATGGCGGCGACGGCTATATCGCGGCGGCGGCGTTGCGGCGGCAAGGCTTGAGTGTCCGTATCGCAGCGCCAGGCGAGCCGCGCAGCGACGGCGCGCGTCGTGCCAGGGCGGCCTGGAACGGTACCGTCGAAGCCATGGCCGATGCCGAACCCGCGCCCGTGCTGGTGGACGCGGTGTTCGGGACCGGCCTTTCGCGCGCTCCCGATGCGGCGGTTCAGGCGGCCTTGCGCCGATTGGCGTCGGCGGCGTGGCTGCGCATCGCGGTCGATCTGCCGAGCGGGATAGCCAGCGACGATGGCACGCCGTTGGGCAATGTGCCGGGCTTCGACGTGACGCTGGCGCTGGGCGCGGTCAAACCCTCTCATCTGCTCCAACCCGCCGCCGCGCTGATGGGGCAGGTCCGGTTGATCGAGATCGGCGTCGCGGCAGATACGAAAATCCGCGTGATGAAGCGGCCCGATCTGCCTCAGCCCGACGCCACGTCGCATAAATATAGTCGCGGGATGGTCGCGATCGTGGGGGGCAGCATGTCGGGCGCATCCGAGCTGGCGGCGATGGCGGCATTGCGCGCCGGGGCGGGCTATGTCCTGCATCTGTCGTCCGATCCGCCGAGTGGCTCGGCGCGTCCGCATGCCGTCGTCCGCCGGGCCTATGCCCCCGATGCGCTGGGCGAGGATCGGATCGGTGCGGTGGTGATCGGCCCCGGGCTGGGCCGGGATGAGGGTGCACGGGATCGGCTGGAAACTGCGCTGGCGAGCGGACGGCCTCTGGTGATCGACGGCGATGCGCTGCGGCTGGTCGATATCGAGACGCTGCACCGGCATGACGGCCCCAAAATCCTTACCCCCCATGGCGGTGAGTTCGCGCATCTGTTCGGCGAGATGCCCGAGGGCAAGCTGGCTGCCACCCTGCGCGCCGCCGAGCGCAGCGGGGCGGTCGTCGTCCATAAGGGCGCCGATACCGTCATCGCCGCCCCCGATGGTCGCGCGATCCTCTGCCCCGAGGCGAGCCCCTGGCTATCGACCGCCGGGACCGGCGATGTGCTGGCCGGGGCGGTCGGCGCGATGCTGGCGGCGGGGATGGAGC
This window harbors:
- a CDS encoding NAD(P)H-hydrate dehydratase produces the protein MIPIDGAPVLTAAQMRAAEGQAMAGGVSEAELMQRAAEGIARAVALLAAGRETLILCGLGNNGGDGYIAAAALRRQGLSVRIAAPGEPRSDGARRARAAWNGTVEAMADAEPAPVLVDAVFGTGLSRAPDAAVQAALRRLASAAWLRIAVDLPSGIASDDGTPLGNVPGFDVTLALGAVKPSHLLQPAAALMGQVRLIEIGVAADTKIRVMKRPDLPQPDATSHKYSRGMVAIVGGSMSGASELAAMAALRAGAGYVLHLSSDPPSGSARPHAVVRRAYAPDALGEDRIGAVVIGPGLGRDEGARDRLETALASGRPLVIDGDALRLVDIETLHRHDGPKILTPHGGEFAHLFGEMPEGKLAATLRAAERSGAVVVHKGADTVIAAPDGRAILCPEASPWLSTAGTGDVLAGAVGAMLAAGMEPFAAAEAGVWLHAQAARACGAAFIADDLAEALSAVRG